From Clostridiaceae bacterium, a single genomic window includes:
- a CDS encoding serine acetyltransferase: MRLNTWLNEKIPDIAEYLEDMNRKFFLKDSTIGIAGKDCVYKVLHYLRCALFPGVYEKYPIEEKRVNIIIGNYIRQAALDLSSLIEKVFKNICEDEEKQNKDCNICREKANEITIKLIEELPEIRRILQTDIQAAYNGDPAATSTEEILLSYPSINAISTHRISHFLYNQGVPIIPRIMSECAHQQTGIDIHPGAKIGEYFFIDHGTGVVIGETCVIGNNVKLYQGVTLGAKSFPLDEKGNPIKGIKRHPNIEDNVIIYSGATILGGDTVIGHDSIIGGNVWLTHSVPPYSKVYNQQPSPAIKTEDHNNK, from the coding sequence ATGAGATTAAATACGTGGCTTAATGAAAAAATCCCTGATATAGCGGAATATTTGGAAGACATGAACAGAAAATTTTTCTTGAAGGACAGTACCATTGGAATTGCAGGCAAAGATTGTGTCTATAAGGTTCTTCACTATCTTCGGTGTGCTTTGTTTCCGGGAGTATATGAAAAGTATCCTATAGAAGAGAAAAGGGTAAATATAATTATAGGAAATTATATCAGGCAGGCTGCCCTGGATTTAAGCAGTCTTATTGAAAAGGTATTTAAAAACATTTGCGAAGATGAAGAAAAACAAAATAAAGACTGCAATATATGCAGGGAAAAAGCTAATGAGATAACAATAAAGCTTATAGAAGAATTACCTGAAATAAGGCGAATACTTCAAACTGATATACAAGCAGCCTATAATGGGGATCCTGCAGCTACTTCCACTGAGGAAATTCTTCTTAGTTATCCTTCAATAAATGCAATAAGTACCCACAGAATTTCCCATTTTCTATATAACCAGGGAGTTCCCATTATTCCAAGGATTATGTCTGAGTGTGCGCACCAGCAAACCGGAATTGATATCCATCCTGGCGCGAAAATAGGAGAGTATTTCTTTATTGACCACGGTACTGGTGTGGTAATAGGAGAAACCTGTGTAATAGGCAATAACGTCAAGCTATATCAGGGAGTAACATTAGGGGCAAAAAGCTTCCCTCTTGATGAAAAAGGCAATCCAATCAAAGGTATAAAGAGACATCCTAATATTGAGGATAATGTAATAATATATTCAGGTGCCACAATCCTCGGAGGTGATACAGTTATAGGCCATGATTCCATAATTGGTGGTAATGTATGGCTTACTCATTCCGTCCCTCCTTATTCAAAAGTTTATAACCAACAGCCTTCGCCTGCAATAAAGACAGAAGATCACAATAATAAATAG
- a CDS encoding phage holin family protein, with product MEEQYTGEKKEGFSLTHFVVRLIVGMVVLGITAALTPGFAISDLWSLALGALVLAIIDYLVFRLLGLDASPFGRGITGFILAAVIIYATQYFVSGFEVTIFGAILGALVYGIVDLIIPGKTM from the coding sequence ATGGAAGAACAATACACTGGTGAAAAAAAAGAAGGTTTTTCTCTTACTCACTTTGTGGTTAGATTAATAGTAGGTATGGTTGTATTAGGTATAACAGCCGCTTTAACTCCAGGATTTGCTATTTCAGACCTATGGTCCCTGGCATTAGGCGCACTAGTGCTGGCCATTATTGATTACCTGGTTTTCAGATTATTGGGACTGGATGCTTCTCCTTTCGGCAGGGGAATTACAGGATTCATTCTGGCAGCTGTAATTATCTATGCGACTCAGTACTTCGTATCTGGCTTTGAAGTTACAATCTTTGGAGCAATACTTGGAGCTTTGGTATATGGTATTGTTGACTTGATAATACCGGGTAAAACAATGTAA